The nucleotide window ATTCCTTTCCGTATTCCGTTGACAGCGTTATTTTAATATTGCCTTTTTTTAAAATATAAACATGGCTAGATTGAGATTCTCCTAAATATATAGTATCATTTTTCTTATAATATTCCATTTTCGATAAGTCGTCTATTAAACCTATATCTTTTTTTGAAAGACTTTCGAAAATTTTTAGATTTTGCAACAACCAGAGTTTGCTCATATTATTTAAATTTATATTTAAAATTTATTAAGATAAAAATATTAGAAAGAATAAGCAAATGTCAGAACGGTTATTATTTTATTTATAGTAATAAGCAATAAACTCATAGTGCGGCGAAACCGAAAGAATCGTAATGTGAAATTGTTTACCGAGCGAGTCTATTTTGATATTATACTATATAAAATAATAGTTTGAAATATGTATGTAAAATCCCAAACCCAGATTTAGAAATTTATTTTCTGGATTTGGGTAAAACCCCTAAATTGCCGATAGAAAACATTTAAATATTTTCTATCGCAGGATTGGATTAAGGTTAAAATTTCTTTGCAATTAAAAGAGGAGGAAAAAATACATTAATACCTTCGAGTGTTCCTACTCTTTAGACGAAGAAGCTATTTTAAAAGACGCTATGTATGACGGCTATTATGCTATAGAAACCAACGACTTAGAGCTTTCCCCTAAAGAGATAATTTCTAATTACGGAATGCTCTGGCAGATAGAAGAGTCGTTCCGCATTATGAAATCCACCATGGAAGTAAGACCCGTGTTCCACTGGACGGAAGGAAGAATAAAAGGGCACTTTATGGTATGATTCCTATCCTTCCTTCTTGAAAGAAATTTGGAATTTAAACTTAAAGAGAAAGATATAGATTGTTCGCCGGAAAGAATAAAAGAAGCGCTTAATTCTTTGAATTTAGAGAAGCCGATATGGATAGCAACAAATTTATCATGAAGGTAAAGCCTATGCCTCTTGCGCATAACATATTTACCGCGCTAAGAATAAACTACCCGAAAAACATCTCCGATACCGCTTAATCCTATATAAACACTAATCAAAATAGCTACGGTAGTAAATTTTGCAGGAAATAAAATTGCAGATGCGCTATTTTATTGACTTTGAACTGAGTGGGGTGTCAAAGTCAGAAAAAAAATGCGCATTGAAACGCTTTCTCATGCTTTAGTTCGCTGGACGAGCGACGGATGGCGCACTGTTAACGATGCAGAGGTAAAAAATTCCGGACTAGGAGTTTTTTATAACGATTTGCCGACGGAAAATTTAGCGGAAAACGATGAAATTGTTTTTACATTTTACTGGACAGATGAAGAAAAGTGGGAGAATAAGGATTTTTATGTTAAAATTAATGATTAAAATAAAGAAAAATAAAAACTTTAGAAAAAAAGACGTTATAGAGAAAAAAGTCAGATTTTTGTTCCGCATTTATGCGTAAAATAAAATCTGACTTTTTCATAAGCAGAGTTAAATTAGGTTAATATTGCATAAATATCGTTGCTTTCTCGGCTTTCTCTGTCAGAAACCAAGTAGCGCCTACTATTCCGTCTGCTTCTGGAACTAAGTCTTTTTGATCTACTTCAAAAATTGCAGCCGCTAACGAACATCCGTAAAAATGCACTTTACCGGTAGCCTTTAATGCTTTGACTATTTCGTATAAATCTGTAGGAAGTCCCGCTTTAGTCAAATTTTCCTGAATTTTTTGAAGAGACGCGTCTTGATGGTCCAATTTAATTTTGACGCCTTCTTTTGAAATAAGCTTAACTGCCCAGTTTACGCATAAGATATCGACTTCGTCGTAAACCGCCGTGCCGAGATACGCAAACGCTAAACCAGTTAAAATTAAATCATAAGCGTCTTTCTGGATGATAATAGCCATGCTTTTCATTGTAATACCTCCTTTTTATTATTGTTTGTTATTATAAATACCGAACATTCGGTATGTAATTTATTATAAATGAAATGCCAAATTCATGGCTTAAGAGTTCTCCATACGGATTCAAATATTTCTTCTTTATATATATCTAAATTCTTCTTGATGACGTTATCCCATTTAATTTGAATAAGTCTAACCGGTATGCCGGTTAGACAGACGGTAGCGACATAGCTGTCCATTTTTTTAATGTTCCCCTTTTGCATTTCGTTTTTCAAAAAAGTTCTTAGCATTTCAAAAGGACCCGAAGAACATATGGGCTTTCCATCCGTTATAATTTCTTTATGTTTAATGTTTAGGGCATATTCAAGAGTTATTCTGTCTTCTTCCGCAATTCTAATAAGATTTAACACTAATTCTTTTATTTTATATTTTGTATCTTTTTTTGATTGCAATGTTTCTTTAAATAAATTATTTAAAAATAAAACAGTATCGTTGAATAGCTTAACGGCTATTTCTTCTTTGCTGCTGAAATGATGATAAATAGCTCCGGTGCTTATACCGCATTCTGCCGCTATATCCCTCAAAGATGTATTATGGTAACCTTTTAAAACAAAAAGTTCCATTGATTTTTTAATAATTAGTTTTTGTGTTAAAAGCGACCTTTCATCACTGGTTTTCATAATTAAATATAACGAACATTCGGTATTTATTAAAAATTATATTACATAATTATTTATATAGTCAATATATTTTTATTAACATTATTAATTTTTTTAAAGACGACACAATTTTAGGCAATTTGGAAATAGTTGAAAGTACGGATATAAAATGATATTATATATATTATGAAAAAAGATAAGTCTTTTTTGAATAAAAAATATAAGATTTTCCTATTTCTTCCTCTTGCCGCCATAGCCATCTCTTATCTGATAGGAGCTACGAATATAAGCTATATGCTTAACGTTCCGATGATTATGTCCCCGGTGCAGGCGGGAATGTCTATGAATATGGAACAGACGGGACAGGTGGAGGGGAAACAGTTGTCATTTTTTTTAAAAACTGCAGGTGGGCATTCCAATAAGTTAAATTTGCAGTCTTACGTAACCTGCGTGGAATGTCAGAATTTACCCGCCGCCTATCGTCCGGTCATGTTTTATTACGGCGGTATTATTAAAACAGTCCCGCCTAAAAGACAATTTTATATTAAACATTTTTCTTCCGACATACCCCATCCCCCTCAAAACAGCCTTACCTTATTTAGTTAAATTAAACAGCCAATCTTTATTCTTTATCGCAAATGCATCGAACATAAGTTCGTCAGCTTAAGATATAATCCGCTATAGTTTTATATATTATTATATCTTATGCTATCAGCATATGTTTATGTTCAAGATGCGTGCAAATTAAAATTAACATAATTAAATTGTTAAATTACAAGAAGGGAGCTCTTTATGAAAATAAAATATTTGTATAACAAGAAATTTATAATTGTTTCGATATTATCGGTACTGTTAGTTATAGTGGTTATTGCAGGGATTTATTTAGCGAAATTTAGTTATGCTCAAGGTGCGGCTAACAACGGCGGCAATAACGGAATGATGGGCATGGGCAATAATGGAATGATGGGCGGTAACGGCGGCATGATGAACGGAATGATGGGTATGGGCAACAACATGACTGGAAAAGAGGTAAATAATATGGGACACAAGATGTTTCCCCAATATAAAGGCGTAAAAACGGGACCGGCTTTATTCCATTATGAAGGCTGTTTTACGTGCCATACGATAAACGGCTTAGGTGCCGGCGGCAACGATGCGCCCAATCTATCGCATATCGGCTCTATAAGAAGTTTTTCATGGATTGCGACCCAGATAGCCGACCCTTCCGCGCATTTTAAGAGAAACAGCGCAGTAACTTTAAACGGGGTTAAATACAGGGCTGTTATGCCTTCTTTTAAAAATATGTCTTCAAAGGATATAGGCATACTGGCAAAGTATCTCGAATCCTTAAAATAATAAAAAGAGGTTATTCAAAATTTTACCCTAATACTGCACGCTAATCCTGCACTCCTTACGCATCGCCATAACAAGGCGGGGCGGGAGATTAAGCGAAGTTCTCGTGCAGGATTAGGATTTTATATTAATTATGGAGAATAAATAATATGAATATATTTAATTTATGTTGGTTAAAGCGAAAGGTTTTAATTCTGTTTTCTTTCTTTGTCATTTTAACAGGTTTAATCTTTTACGGCGGACGGTCTTATGCGGCAGACGCATTGTCTTTAAAGATGCTTATAAAAAATGCCTTGAAAAACCCTAATATAACTTCATCCATTTTGAAGACCGAAGGGCTAAAAGAAAAAATTGCTATTACAAAAGCCCTTCCGGAGCCGGTGGCAGGTATAGGGCTTACCGACGCAAACGGGTTTAATAATCCCGGAATCGGAGTAAATTCGATGAGCGATATAGGTTTAAGCATAAGCCAGAAGATACCGTTTCCTTCGAAGCTCGAAACTAAAAGCAGGATAAATAAATATTCCTATATGTCGTCAAAAGCAAAAACAAGGGCTTTAAAAATCGATACCGCTTATTTGGTCAAGGAAAGCTATTATAATCTTGCTTTGTTAGAAAAACAGATTATTGTAGTGAAATATAACAGGCTGCTTTTAAATATGATACTTAAAGATATTTCTCAAAAATACGGCACCGGTAGCGCTTCCGCTCCGGCTTATATCAGGACTATGTTAGAAGACGCAGGGTTGAAATCGGAATTGTTTTCGCTGAACAAGGCTAAAGCCAAATTAATTTATTTATTGAGCGAACTGACTGGGTTTGAGCCTTCGTATATTAAATCTCGTAGGGCCGTCCTGCCGAAGATTA belongs to Candidatus Acidulodesulfobacterium acidiphilum and includes:
- a CDS encoding TolC family protein, translating into MNIFNLCWLKRKVLILFSFFVILTGLIFYGGRSYAADALSLKMLIKNALKNPNITSSILKTEGLKEKIAITKALPEPVAGIGLTDANGFNNPGIGVNSMSDIGLSISQKIPFPSKLETKSRINKYSYMSSKAKTRALKIDTAYLVKESYYNLALLEKQIIVVKYNRLLLNMILKDISQKYGTGSASAPAYIRTMLEDAGLKSELFSLNKAKAKLIYLLSELTGFEPSYIKSRRAVLPKIKEVGKRDKTKEDIKTAYKYNPELKSLKYLAKKSDYETAYAKESYLPDFYLKAGYGDRYSMVPVLSASVGLSLPVYFNSYQKPLINKAEKDKLSSIYALSWERLQIIKNIGVYAKDLRINKNNFKLYENLYVPEAKLLFKAEISSFGTGKSSAFSLLDSFRKLIDSEFKRDIYNAKYYIDKSRLEQVMGKIR
- a CDS encoding cytochrome c translates to MKIKYLYNKKFIIVSILSVLLVIVVIAGIYLAKFSYAQGAANNGGNNGMMGMGNNGMMGGNGGMMNGMMGMGNNMTGKEVNNMGHKMFPQYKGVKTGPALFHYEGCFTCHTINGLGAGGNDAPNLSHIGSIRSFSWIATQIADPSAHFKRNSAVTLNGVKYRAVMPSFKNMSSKDIGILAKYLESLK
- a CDS encoding TetR/AcrR family transcriptional regulator, with product MKTSDERSLLTQKLIIKKSMELFVLKGYHNTSLRDIAAECGISTGAIYHHFSSKEEIAVKLFNDTVLFLNNLFKETLQSKKDTKYKIKELVLNLIRIAEEDRITLEYALNIKHKEIITDGKPICSSGPFEMLRTFLKNEMQKGNIKKMDSYVATVCLTGIPVRLIQIKWDNVIKKNLDIYKEEIFESVWRTLKP